In Xyrauchen texanus isolate HMW12.3.18 chromosome 27, RBS_HiC_50CHRs, whole genome shotgun sequence, one genomic interval encodes:
- the LOC127621435 gene encoding fatty acid binding protein 1-B.1-like yields the protein MFNNIKVFQISYSTLTLLVTMSFTGKFLLETQEGFVEFMKAVGLPDDLIEKGKDIKSLSEIEHNGDQFKVTVTTGPKVLSNTFMIGQETEIENLTGEKVKAVVTKEGNKLKVVLNRVTSITELVDDNTIVNTMTLGDIVYKRVSKRVA from the exons atgtttaacAATATAAAAGTATTTCAGATCAGCTACTCCACACTTACTCTGCTGGTCACCATGTCTTTCACTGGGAAATTTCTGCTGGAGACTCAGGAGGGTTTTGTGGAGTTCATGAAGGCCGTTG GTCTTCCTGATGATCTCATTGAGAAAGGCAAAGACATCAAGAGCCTCTCTGAGATCGAGCATAATGGAGATCAGTTTAAAGTGACCGTGACGACTGGACCCAAAGTTCTGAGCAACACCTTTATGATAGGACAAGAGACTGAGATTGAAAACCTGACCGGAGAGAAAGTCAAG GCTGTTGTGACTAAAGAAGGCAACAAGTTGAAAGTGGTTCTGAACAGAGTCACATCCATCACAGAACTCGTGGATGACAACACGATCGTCAAT ACTATGACTTTGGGCGACATCGTCTACAAGAGAGTGAGCAAACGTGTGGCGTAA
- the smyd1b gene encoding histone-lysine N-methyltransferase SMYD1b isoform X2, whose protein sequence is MEFVEVFDSPGKGRGLRVTKEVWAGDVLFSEAPFASVVFDSHADNVCHCCFRRQEKLQRCGQCRFAQYCDKTCQRAAWEEHKQECGAIKTYGKVPNENVRLTARIMWRMDKEGGVVSDMQLVTPDELEDHIGDMTEEDLRDLKVDIHNFLDFWPRSSKPHTVDSISHILGVINCNGFMVSDQRGLQAVGVGLFLNLCMVNHECWPNCTVILNNGKIELRVLGKISPGEEVTVSYVDYLNISEDRRRMLKQNYYFDCTCEHCTNKIKDDLKMAGAEVDGVKVPDEKVKEITEYSCKMLEKMDKARRDANYNEVVKICRECAEKQENVLADTHIYQLRMWCTLSEVLSYLQYVDEASYYSRKMVEGYIKLYHPNNAQLGMATMRAGVTLWQAGHIEVAHGMICKAYAILLITHGPTHPITKDLEAMRVQTEMELRMFKENEYVYHSMREAALKNQPMKMMAEPANEGIKNLFRRK, encoded by the exons ATGGAGTTTGTGGAAGTATTTGACTCTCCAGGGAAGGGCAGGGGTCTGCGGGTAACTAAAGAGGTTTGGGCTGGAGACGTTCTGTTCTCTGAAGCCCCTTTTGCTTCAGTTGTCTTCGACAG TCATGCAGACAACGTGTGTCACTGCTGTTTCCGTCGTCAGGAGAAGCTGCAGCGTTGCGGTCAGTGCAGGTTTGCGCAGTACTGTGACAAAACGTGCCAGCGTGCAGCCTGGGAGGAACACAAGCAAGAGTGTGGCGCCATCAAGACCTATGGCAAAGTGCCCAATGAAAACGTTCG TCTCACAGCTCGCATCATGTGGAGAATGGATAAAGAAGGGGGCGTGGTCTCAGACATGCAGCTGGTCACCCCGGATGAGCTTGAAGACCACATCGGTGACATGACTGAGGAGGACTTGAGGGACTTGAAAGTCGATATCCACAATTTCTTGGACTTCTGGCCCCGTTCTAGCAAGCCGCACACAGTGGACAGTATTTCCCACATCCTCGGAGTG ATCAACTGTAATGGATTCATGGTGAGCGATCAGAGGGGTCTACAGGCGGTGGGGGTCGGATTGTTCCTGAATCTCTGCATGGTCAACCACGAGTGCTGGCCAAACTGCACGGTTATTCTCAACAATGGCAA AATCGAGCTGCGTGTGCTTGGTAAGATCAGTCCCGGAGAGGAGGTGACTGTGTCTTATGTGGACTACCTGAATATTTCTGAAGATCGTAGACGTATGCTAAAGCAGAACTATTACTTCGACTGCACATGTGAACACTGCACCAACAAAATCAAAGATGATCTGAAGATGGCTGGAGCGGAAGTGGATGGAGTCAAG GTACCAGACGAAAAGGTAAAAGAAATCACAGAATACAGCTGCAAAATGCTGGAAAAGATGGACAAGGCACGAAGAGATGCAAACTACAACGAG GTGGTGAAAATCTGTCGAGAGTGTGCTGAGAAGCAGGAGAATGTGTTGGCCGACACGCACATCTATCAGCTCAGGATGTGGTGTACCCTCAGTGAGGTGCTGTCATACCTGCAGTACGTCGATGAGGCTTCGTACTATTCACGCAAGATGGTGGAGGGATACAT AAAACTGTACCATCCAAACAATGCCCAGCTCGGAATGGCTACAATGAGGGCGGGAGTGACACTCTGGCAGGCCGGGCACATAGAGGTGGCTCATGGCATGATCTGCAAGGCTTATGCCATCCTGCTTATCACCCACGGACCGACTCATCCCATCACCAAAGACCTGGAG GCCATGCGTGTGCAGACAGAAATGGAGCTGCGCATGTTCAAAGAGAACGAATATGTTTATCACTCCATGCGTGAGGCAGCGCTCAAGAACCAGCCCATGAAAATGATGGCAGAACCGGCCAATGAGGGCATCAAAAACCTGTTCcgcaggaagtga
- the smyd1b gene encoding histone-lysine N-methyltransferase SMYD1b isoform X1: MEFVEVFDSPGKGRGLRVTKEVWAGDVLFSEAPFASVVFDSHADNVCHCCFRRQEKLQRCGQCRFAQYCDKTCQRAAWEEHKQECGAIKTYGKVPNENVRLTARIMWRMDKEGGVVSDMQLVTPDELEDHIGDMTEEDLRDLKVDIHNFLDFWPRSSKPHTVDSISHILGVINCNGFMVSDQRGLQAVGVGLFLNLCMVNHECWPNCTVILNNGNQSAVDTMFHSQKRIELRVLGKISPGEEVTVSYVDYLNISEDRRRMLKQNYYFDCTCEHCTNKIKDDLKMAGAEVDGVKVPDEKVKEITEYSCKMLEKMDKARRDANYNEVVKICRECAEKQENVLADTHIYQLRMWCTLSEVLSYLQYVDEASYYSRKMVEGYIKLYHPNNAQLGMATMRAGVTLWQAGHIEVAHGMICKAYAILLITHGPTHPITKDLEAMRVQTEMELRMFKENEYVYHSMREAALKNQPMKMMAEPANEGIKNLFRRK, translated from the exons ATGGAGTTTGTGGAAGTATTTGACTCTCCAGGGAAGGGCAGGGGTCTGCGGGTAACTAAAGAGGTTTGGGCTGGAGACGTTCTGTTCTCTGAAGCCCCTTTTGCTTCAGTTGTCTTCGACAG TCATGCAGACAACGTGTGTCACTGCTGTTTCCGTCGTCAGGAGAAGCTGCAGCGTTGCGGTCAGTGCAGGTTTGCGCAGTACTGTGACAAAACGTGCCAGCGTGCAGCCTGGGAGGAACACAAGCAAGAGTGTGGCGCCATCAAGACCTATGGCAAAGTGCCCAATGAAAACGTTCG TCTCACAGCTCGCATCATGTGGAGAATGGATAAAGAAGGGGGCGTGGTCTCAGACATGCAGCTGGTCACCCCGGATGAGCTTGAAGACCACATCGGTGACATGACTGAGGAGGACTTGAGGGACTTGAAAGTCGATATCCACAATTTCTTGGACTTCTGGCCCCGTTCTAGCAAGCCGCACACAGTGGACAGTATTTCCCACATCCTCGGAGTG ATCAACTGTAATGGATTCATGGTGAGCGATCAGAGGGGTCTACAGGCGGTGGGGGTCGGATTGTTCCTGAATCTCTGCATGGTCAACCACGAGTGCTGGCCAAACTGCACGGTTATTCTCAACAATGGCAA TCAGTCGGCCGTTGACACAATGTTTCACTCTCAGAAGAG AATCGAGCTGCGTGTGCTTGGTAAGATCAGTCCCGGAGAGGAGGTGACTGTGTCTTATGTGGACTACCTGAATATTTCTGAAGATCGTAGACGTATGCTAAAGCAGAACTATTACTTCGACTGCACATGTGAACACTGCACCAACAAAATCAAAGATGATCTGAAGATGGCTGGAGCGGAAGTGGATGGAGTCAAG GTACCAGACGAAAAGGTAAAAGAAATCACAGAATACAGCTGCAAAATGCTGGAAAAGATGGACAAGGCACGAAGAGATGCAAACTACAACGAG GTGGTGAAAATCTGTCGAGAGTGTGCTGAGAAGCAGGAGAATGTGTTGGCCGACACGCACATCTATCAGCTCAGGATGTGGTGTACCCTCAGTGAGGTGCTGTCATACCTGCAGTACGTCGATGAGGCTTCGTACTATTCACGCAAGATGGTGGAGGGATACAT AAAACTGTACCATCCAAACAATGCCCAGCTCGGAATGGCTACAATGAGGGCGGGAGTGACACTCTGGCAGGCCGGGCACATAGAGGTGGCTCATGGCATGATCTGCAAGGCTTATGCCATCCTGCTTATCACCCACGGACCGACTCATCCCATCACCAAAGACCTGGAG GCCATGCGTGTGCAGACAGAAATGGAGCTGCGCATGTTCAAAGAGAACGAATATGTTTATCACTCCATGCGTGAGGCAGCGCTCAAGAACCAGCCCATGAAAATGATGGCAGAACCGGCCAATGAGGGCATCAAAAACCTGTTCcgcaggaagtga